Proteins found in one Oncorhynchus gorbuscha isolate QuinsamMale2020 ecotype Even-year linkage group LG15, OgorEven_v1.0, whole genome shotgun sequence genomic segment:
- the LOC123997152 gene encoding B-cell receptor CD22-like: protein MWLFETTSVIMVITLTSPGDCGRDWMVTFNNAGPCALKGSSVVFGCSYDYPADQTVTNTFWKFRTQNDDTNFFEAQQYRDRVEYLGNEKHNCTLRMNNLISSDTNSYFFRFKTTNNAWSSTTSVSLTLTGLTAEVNPATVREGEKVTLTCSTTCTLSDPPTIVWFRDGQSVSKTEFQANSEDSGRYRCAVQGQYNLSSAPVSLDVQYAPKNVTLSVRPSGDVTKGNSVTLNCSCSANPPVLDYLLYKESGQGFTTVAGWQTHTFSNIQPGDSGWYYCNASNSINTVRSNLTTLNVQYPPEDTSVSVSPSGPVVEGSFVNLTCSSHANPAVSYTWYRVNGKSPIQSGTQLILEKISPDNSGRYYCKAQNKHGAHNSSLLFLDVLYPPRNTLVSISLSVPLLEGSSVNLTCSSHANPAVENYTWFKKDGTDTSQTGSGEVLRLTSLTSSDSGQYFCEARNREGAHKSTVVSLTIQSANHATNTFQIAVYIGSAATVFMVIVLLVFLWMWKIPFKLCQRTVVDIEDDQNSVLSRKRTSNDPATQETRTEEQENALYANIQLPPSHIHHQDSSLYSVVEPPALQNPPEPQYATFDFQQFRSSIDEAQFSRCHKEDDVVYSTVKAIKANVTDNLQYASIHFPLPSPTARLEESLEVDHSVIYSTVAKPED from the exons ATGTGGCTCTTTGAAACAACCAGTGTGATAATGGTGATTACTCTCACGTCGCCAG GTGATTGTGGGAGAGATTGGATGGTGACTTTCAACAATGCAGGTCCATGTGCCTTAAAAGGGTCATCAGTGGTGTTTGGATGCAGTTATGACTACCCCGCAGACCAGACTGTAACAAATACCTTCTGGAAGTTCAGGACTCAAAATGATGACACAAATTTCTTTGAGGCCCAGCAATACAGAGACCGTGTAGAATACCTTGGAAATGAAAAACACAACTGCACCTTGAGAATGAATAACCTAATAAGTAGTGATACAAATTCCTATTTCTTCAGATTTAAGACAACTAATAATGCATGGAGCAGTACAACATCAGTTTCACTAACTCTGACAG GGCTGACAGCTGAAGTGAACCCTGCcactgtgagagagggagagaaggtgacaCTAACATGTAGTACAACCTGTACACTGAGTGACCCTCCCACTATTGTCTGGTTCAGGGATGGACAATCAGTATCAAAAACAGAGTTTCAGGCAAATAGTGAGGATTCTGGTAGATACCGATGTGCTGTTCAAGGTCAATAtaatctctcctctgctccagTGTCTCTTGATGTCCAAT ATGCTCCAAAGAATGTCACATTGTCGGTCCGTCCATCTGGAGATGTTACTAAGGGTAACTCAGTCACTCTCAACTGCAGCTGCAGTGCAAACCCCCCCGTGTTGGACTACCTCCTGTATAAGGAGAGTGGACAGGGCTTCACCACTGTGGCTGGGTGGCAGACTCACACCTTTTCTAACATCCAGCCAGGGGACAGTGGATGGTACTACTGTAATGCCAGCAACAGTATCAACACAGTCAGATCTAATCTAACTACCCTCAATGTTCAAT ACCCTCCTGAGGACacctctgtttcagtcagtccctctggtcCAGTGGTAGAGGGAAGCTTTGTGAACCTGACCTGTAGCAGCCATGCTAACCCAGCAGTGAGCTAcacctggtacagagtcaatgggaaaAGCCCTATCCAGTCAGGGACTCAGTTGATACTTGAGAAGATCTCTCCTGATAACTCAGGGAGGTATTACTGTAAGGCACAGAACAAACATGGAGCCCACAACTCATCACTCCTGTTTCTTGATGTTCTGT ATCCCCCAAGGAACACCTTGGTATcaatcagtctctctgtcccactgtTAGAGGGAAGTTCTGTGAACCTGACCTGCAGCAGCCACGCCAACCCAGCAGTGGAGAACTACACCTGGTTTAAGAAGGATGGaacagacacctcacagacaGGGTCAGGAGAGGTGTTGAGATTGACCTCTCTAACCTCCTCTGACAGTGGACAGTACTTCTGTGAGGCCAGGAACAGAGAAGGGGCTCACAAGTCTACCGTGGTGTCTCTGACCATACAGAGTGCCAATCATG CTACAAATACTTTCCAAATAGCAGTTTACATTGGTTCCGCGGCCACAGTTTTCATGGTGATCGTACTTCTTGTGTTCTTATGGATGTG GAAGATCCCGTTCAAATTATGTCAAAGGACTGTTGTGGACATAGAG GACGATCAAAACTCAGTCTTATCCAGAAAAAGGACCAGTAATGACCCAGCCACACAGGAAACTAGAACAGAGGAACAGGAAAATGCCCTCTATGCCAACATTCAACTGCCTCCCTCTCACATCCACCACCAAGACAGTTCTCTGTACTCTGTGGTCGAGCCACCAGCTCTGCAGAACCCTCCTGAACCTCAGTACGCTACCTTTGACTTCCAGCAGTTCCGCAGCTCCATCGACGAGGCCCAATTCTCCCGATGCCATAAAGAGGATGATGTTGTATACTCCACAGTGAAAGCCATAAAGGCCAACGTGACAGACAACCTCCAGTACGCCAGCATCCATTTCCCCCTCCCCAGTCCTACTGCCAG GCTGGAAGAAAGTTTAGAGGTGGACCATTCTGTTATCTACTCCACTGTTGCCAAACCAGAAGACTGA